GCAGGTCTGCACACTGATATTGAAACTGCATCCGAGTTCAGGTACAGTAACCCTGTTCTCTGCGGAGAGGAACTTACAATTGCAATTACACAATCCGGTGAGACAGCCGATACCCTTGCAGCAGTCAGGAGTTCTGCGTCTTACGGATGCCGCAGTATTGCAATCACAAATGTAGTTGGAAGCACAATAACAAGGGAATCCGACAGCGTTCTCTATACCAGAGCAGGACCTGAGATAGGAGTTGCTGCAACAAAGACATTCACAGCCCAGCTTATGGCACTTTACATGCTTGCGATAAATCTCGGAAGAACAAGAGGAGTTATCAGTGCCAACGAAGCAAAAGACCTGATAGTCGGAATAAAGAAGCTTCCGGGACAGATACAAAAAGTGCTCAGCCGAAAGGAAGCAATTAGTGAGTGTGCTGAGCAGTTCGCTGACAGCAGAGATTATTTCTTCATCGGTCGCTATCTGAATTTCCCTGTGGCTCTTGAAGGAGCTTTGAAGCTTAAGGAAATCTCATACATACACGCCGAAGGTTACGCGGCAGGTGAACTCAAGCACGGACCACTGGCACTTATCACAAATGAAACACCAGTTGTTGCCATAGCCACAAAAGGACACACATATGAGAAGATACTGAGCAATATCAAGGAAGTAAAAGCACGTGATGCAACTGTTATTGCAGTTGCAGATGACGACGATACGGAGATTGACAAGTACGTGGATGTAGTGATACGTGTGCCACCTACACACGAGTTACTGTCACCTGTGCTTTCCTCGGTTGCATTGCAGTTGCTTTCATACTACACTGCACTGGCAAAGGGATGCTCAATTGACAAACCAAGGAACCTTGCAAAGAGTGTGACCGTTGAATAATCATTTTATTTTTAGAGAGGATAGTAAATGAAGTTATTTGGTTCTTCAGGCATCCGCGGACTTGCAAATGTGGAAGTTACCGTAGACCTGGCACTGAAAGTTGGAATGGCTCTTGGAAGATCAAAGAAGACTGCAGTTATTGGCAGAGACCCAAGAGTAGCAGGGGAAATGATCGAGCTTGCAGTAATTTCCGGTCTGATGTCTGCCGGCTGTGATGTTGTAAGAGTTGGTCTTGTGACGACTCCAACACTTGCATACGCAGCAAGAAATTACGATTGTGGAGTAATGATCACTGCATCACACAATCCTGCAAAAGATGTCGGTATCAAGCTATGGAATCCTGATGGAATGGCATTTGACTCGGTCCAGCAGGAAGATATCGAGGATACCATCGAGAAAGAGGATTTTGTTTATGTTCCCTGGAATGAGGTGGGCGAGATCACCACATACGGAAATGCCGTAAGAGACCATATGGATATGATACTCAGCCACTCCAAAGGTGCGCCAATCCGTGTTGTAATTGATTGCGGAGGCGGCGCAGGAGGAACAATAACTCCTTTCCTTTTACGCGAGATGGGATGCGAGGTAATCACGCTTAATTCCCAGCTTGACGGTCATTTCCCGGCACGCAACCCGGAACCTAAAGATGAGAACCTCTGGATGCTGAAAAAAGCAGTAAAGGAATTCGATGCAGCACTTGGTATAGCGCATGACGGTGATGCTGACAGAATGATGGCTGTGGATGAGAATGGTGGCTTTCTTTCCGGAGACGAGATGCTTGCAATCTTTGCACGCTTTGAGTGTAAAGGCAATCCTAAAATTGTAGTTCCAGTTGACACATCAATGATTGTTGATGATTCCATGCCAGGTTCAATTGTTGTTCACACAAGGGTCGGAGACGTTTATGTTGCCGAGGAAATGAAGAAGTTGAAAGCTGATTTTGGAGGCGAGCCTTCCGGAAGCTGGATTTTCCCGAGAATTTCCTACTGCCCGGATGGAATTTACGCGGCAGCCCTGCTTGTTGACATTGTAAAAGAGAAGAAACTCTCGGAGCTGCGGGATGAGCTTCCGAAGTATCCTACACTCAGAAGCACAGTTGCATGTGACAATGATAAAAAGGCTGCTGTCATGAAGGCTGTCAGTTCAAAACTTGAAAGCATGGGTGAAGTTTCCAGCATTGACGGTATCAGGGTTGATATGGAAGGCGGCTGGGTGCTTGTGAGACCTTCAGGAACCGAGGCAAAGATAAGAGTCACAGCAGAAGCAAGACAGAATGTTGAGGAACTGCATGCTAAGGTTGAGAATATAGTAAAGGAGTGCCTCAAATGAAAGTCGTAATTCTGGCTGCCGGTGAAGGCACACGCATGAGGCCACTTACCGCTTCAAAACCAAAAGTGATGCTACCAATTGCTAACAAGCCAATGATAGAACACACCATCAATGCTGCTATTGAGGCAGGTGTGAAGGAATTCCTTATTGTGACAGGCTACCGTGAAGATGCTATCAGGAATTACTTCAAAGATGGCAGTCACCTTGGGATCAGCGTTGAGTACGTACGTCAGGAAGAGCAACTTGGAACTGCAAACGCTATTGGTTGTGCAGAAGGCTTTGTAGAAGGTCACTTTATAGTGCTTAACGGGGACATGCTTGTCAGCACAGAACATATCGCTCATCTTGTATCAAGAACTGAAGATGCCATTATAAGTGTCAAGAAGGTGGAAAACCCTTCCCAGTTCGGAGTAATTGAAACCGATGGAGATAAAGTCACACGCATCATTGAAAAGCCTAAAAACCCGCCTACTAACCTTGCAAATGCAGGCATATACCTTTTCCATGAAGCTATTTTCGATTATATTGCAAAGACCGGGAAATCATCAAGGGGAGAATACGAAATTACTGATTCCCTGCAGATGATGATTGATGCTGGTCTTAATGTAGGTTATGAGCTTCTGGAAACCGAGTGGATCGATATTGGCAGGCCATGGGATATCCTGGACGCAAACAAGGTACTGCTTGAGAATATCGATAATACACGTGAAGGAACAATTGAGCCTTACGCAACCCTGCATGGAACTGTGAAGGTTGGAAAGAACACAATAATCAGGAACGGTGCCTATATTATGGGCCCGGTCATAATTGGCGACAATTGTGATATCGGTCCCAACTGCTTTATCAGGGCTTCAACTGCAATCGGAAACAGTGCCCACATAGGCAATGCTGTTGAGATCAAGAACAGCGTAATAATGGATGGTACAAAAATAGGACACCTCAGTTATGTTGGTGACAGTGTCATAGGAACTAACTGTAATTTCGGTGCCGGTACAAAGGTTGCAAATCTCAGGCACGACAACAAGAATGTGAAATCAGTTATCAAAGGCGAAGTAGTGGACACAGGAAGAAGAAAGCTCGGTGTAATCATGGGTGATGATGTGCATACAGGCATCAATTCCAGTATCAACATAGGTACCGTAATGGAAGCCGGAAGTTCCACAATGCCTGGTGAAGTTCTGATGTACAGAAGAAAGACTAATTAAGACTCGCTTCTATCTTGATTCGGAGATTCGGATGAACTTAAATATCGAGATGCAAAAACTCAAGGAACTGGCACGTGAAGCCGCAGACGTAATTGAGAAATACGAACGTGTACGTGTGATTTCCCATAATGATGCCGACGGCCTGACATCAGCCGGCATTATCTGCCAGGCTCTTTTAAGACAGGACATCCGTTTTCATACATCCATTGTGCCGCGTCTTGATAAATCCGTTGTGGACATGGTGAAGGAGACCACAGCAGACGATGACCTTGTGATTTTCTGTGACATGGGCAGCGGCCAGTCAGACATGATCTCCGAGATCAAGCAGGATATAGTTGTACTTGACCACCACGTTCCGGTTGGCAAATCTCCTGCAAAGGTGCTGGTAAATCCTCACATTGTGGGAATTGACGGTGCAATGCACATATCCGGCTCTGGAGTCACATTCTTTGTTGCAATGGAAATGGAACCTGCAAATGTTGACCTTTCAGGACTTGCTATTGCAGGCGCTGTGGGTGACAAGCAGATCTTCAGTACTCTTAACGGTCATATTCTTGAGGAGGCTGTTAATGCTGAAGTTGTTTCTATTAAGAAAGGACTTAGAATTGGTGACGGTGACGTTGCAAAGGTGCTTGAGTACACACCAGAACCTTATCTTGATATAACCGGTGACAGTGAAAAGATAGCGCAATTCCTTGATTTCCTTGGAATTGAAGGAAATATCCAAGACCTGAGCCCTGACAAAACAAAAGCACTTACTTCAGCTGTTGCGCTCAAGCTTGCAAAACATGCCAGTCCTGAAGCAATTGATGCGGCAATCGGTGATGTTTACATTCTGAACAAAGAGATAGTTTCCAATGTCTATGACCTTGTTGCAATTCTCAATACCTGCGGTAAGGCTGAAAAATATGGCATGGGACTTTCCATATGCCTGAAAGATAAAACACATCTGGAAGAAGCAAGGGACATGGCAATCTCCCACCAGATATCTATTGTGGAGAATATCAAAAAAGGCATGGATATGGTCAAAGAAGGAAAAAGTATCGGTTACCTGATCGGCACCGACATGGAGTCTACAGGTATGATCGCCAGTACTTTTGTCAGGTATGTAAATCCTGAAATGCCTTTTGTTGCAGTGAATCAGGTCGATGATCTTGTGAAAGTTTCCGCAAGAGGCACCCGCGCACTTGTAGGAAAAGGACTTGACCTTTCATTTGCACTCCGCGAGGCTGCAAAGTTAGTTGGCGGTGAAGGCGGTGGACATAATGTTGCATCCGGTGCATCAATACCACCTGGAACTGCCGAGCAGTTCATCGCTAAGGTTGATGAGATAGTTGCAGAACAACTCCCAAAGCAGGAGAAAACTGAATGAAAATTACTACAACTATTGAATTCAAGGACGAAGGTGCCATACAGGTAGCTAAGAGAATT
The sequence above is a segment of the uncultured Methanolobus sp. genome. Coding sequences within it:
- a CDS encoding DHH family phosphoesterase, whose product is MNLNIEMQKLKELAREAADVIEKYERVRVISHNDADGLTSAGIICQALLRQDIRFHTSIVPRLDKSVVDMVKETTADDDLVIFCDMGSGQSDMISEIKQDIVVLDHHVPVGKSPAKVLVNPHIVGIDGAMHISGSGVTFFVAMEMEPANVDLSGLAIAGAVGDKQIFSTLNGHILEEAVNAEVVSIKKGLRIGDGDVAKVLEYTPEPYLDITGDSEKIAQFLDFLGIEGNIQDLSPDKTKALTSAVALKLAKHASPEAIDAAIGDVYILNKEIVSNVYDLVAILNTCGKAEKYGMGLSICLKDKTHLEEARDMAISHQISIVENIKKGMDMVKEGKSIGYLIGTDMESTGMIASTFVRYVNPEMPFVAVNQVDDLVKVSARGTRALVGKGLDLSFALREAAKLVGGEGGGHNVASGASIPPGTAEQFIAKVDEIVAEQLPKQEKTE
- the glmU gene encoding bifunctional sugar-1-phosphate nucleotidylyltransferase/acetyltransferase; the encoded protein is MKVVILAAGEGTRMRPLTASKPKVMLPIANKPMIEHTINAAIEAGVKEFLIVTGYREDAIRNYFKDGSHLGISVEYVRQEEQLGTANAIGCAEGFVEGHFIVLNGDMLVSTEHIAHLVSRTEDAIISVKKVENPSQFGVIETDGDKVTRIIEKPKNPPTNLANAGIYLFHEAIFDYIAKTGKSSRGEYEITDSLQMMIDAGLNVGYELLETEWIDIGRPWDILDANKVLLENIDNTREGTIEPYATLHGTVKVGKNTIIRNGAYIMGPVIIGDNCDIGPNCFIRASTAIGNSAHIGNAVEIKNSVIMDGTKIGHLSYVGDSVIGTNCNFGAGTKVANLRHDNKNVKSVIKGEVVDTGRRKLGVIMGDDVHTGINSSINIGTVMEAGSSTMPGEVLMYRRKTN
- the glmM gene encoding phosphoglucosamine mutase; this translates as MKLFGSSGIRGLANVEVTVDLALKVGMALGRSKKTAVIGRDPRVAGEMIELAVISGLMSAGCDVVRVGLVTTPTLAYAARNYDCGVMITASHNPAKDVGIKLWNPDGMAFDSVQQEDIEDTIEKEDFVYVPWNEVGEITTYGNAVRDHMDMILSHSKGAPIRVVIDCGGGAGGTITPFLLREMGCEVITLNSQLDGHFPARNPEPKDENLWMLKKAVKEFDAALGIAHDGDADRMMAVDENGGFLSGDEMLAIFARFECKGNPKIVVPVDTSMIVDDSMPGSIVVHTRVGDVYVAEEMKKLKADFGGEPSGSWIFPRISYCPDGIYAAALLVDIVKEKKLSELRDELPKYPTLRSTVACDNDKKAAVMKAVSSKLESMGEVSSIDGIRVDMEGGWVLVRPSGTEAKIRVTAEARQNVEELHAKVENIVKECLK